One stretch of Paenibacillus sp. AN1007 DNA includes these proteins:
- a CDS encoding nucleotidyltransferase domain-containing protein, with protein sequence MNEMIKKKLLDKNERLINMVIERVKRDFLDDIAIIGLTGSFNTGDFHEKSDLDLVIINNTDKGWGISDCFILDDVGYDIYCTPWNSKIQEQSTLESPHVSSLTELKILYYANPEDLEKFNDFRRKALDALAKPIGEDCLNRAIKWIDLAKQAYSDTMLGDDIGAVRQASAGVLYNLVNALASMNNTCIKRGIKRYLQETCSFRYVPDDIKTLYMSIIEAPSIEEIRTASLNMLKSVARLHGTMCDNFTAKPAPTYENLKGTYEELWSNYRNKMLNSVIDNDASYAFLSAFGAQEYLDYMTVEKGTKKFDLMQYFDAGDLQVMSENFLKVMDEYLEEYDQVGREVKRFTTFEQLYDHYMHQ encoded by the coding sequence ATGAACGAAATGATAAAGAAGAAGTTACTGGACAAAAATGAACGGCTCATTAATATGGTCATCGAACGCGTAAAAAGAGACTTTCTTGACGATATCGCAATTATCGGGCTTACGGGTTCATTTAATACCGGAGACTTCCACGAGAAGAGCGATCTTGATCTAGTTATCATTAATAATACAGATAAGGGCTGGGGAATATCCGATTGCTTCATCCTGGACGACGTTGGTTATGATATCTACTGCACGCCATGGAATTCAAAAATACAAGAGCAGTCCACTTTGGAGAGTCCCCACGTATCGAGTCTAACCGAACTCAAGATACTCTATTATGCAAACCCTGAAGATTTGGAAAAATTCAATGACTTCCGGCGAAAAGCTCTGGATGCACTTGCGAAGCCGATAGGAGAAGATTGTCTTAACCGGGCGATTAAATGGATTGATCTGGCTAAGCAGGCATACAGCGATACGATGTTGGGTGATGATATTGGCGCAGTGCGGCAGGCATCCGCCGGTGTTCTCTACAATCTGGTCAATGCGTTAGCCAGTATGAATAATACATGCATCAAGCGAGGAATCAAGCGATATTTGCAGGAGACATGCTCGTTTCGCTATGTACCGGACGATATCAAAACCTTATACATGTCAATCATCGAAGCTCCCAGCATTGAAGAGATCCGAACGGCATCTTTGAATATGTTAAAAAGTGTTGCGAGGTTACACGGCACAATGTGTGATAATTTCACTGCTAAGCCTGCTCCGACCTATGAGAATCTGAAGGGAACATATGAAGAATTGTGGAGCAACTATCGCAATAAAATGTTGAATAGTGTTATAGATAACGATGCTTCCTACGCCTTTCTTTCGGCCTTTGGTGCACAAGAGTACCTTGACTATATGACTGTGGAGAAGGGGACCAAAAAATTTGATCTCATGCAGTACTTTGATGCAGGGGATTTACAAGTTATGAGTGAGAATTTCCTTAAAGTAATGGATGAATATCTAGAAGAGTATGATCAGGTTGGCAGAGAAGTCAAACGTTTTACAACTTTCGAGCAGCTGTATGACCACTATATGCATCAGTAG
- a CDS encoding NCS2 family permease has protein sequence MDRFFKLKENGTNVRTEIVAGLTTFMTMAYILFVNTLFLGSAGAGMSDNAVFFATAVGAGLMTIIMGLFVNVPIALAPGMGLNAYFMTVVLSSNGAISWQAALGAVFLSGIVFIILTVTRVRQMLLVAVPQSIKMAITVGIGLFITIIGFKLANLVAVTVNVAPDADLSKPIPGSSFNLSLGNFVTHHDALLALIGLLLIAVLMVMRVKGALLIGIVATTLIGIPMGVTNLSGLSSASWLPNFSDLAVGQLDLKGAISLGLFEIIFIFTFVELFDTFGTMVGTATRMGIMKDKAKGEKTIGKAMLVDAVGVSAGAALGTSTITAYVESASGVEAGGRTGLTSVTTGLLFILALFIAPLALVVPSAATAPALIIVGVLMMSQVRSIEWDDFLQAFPAFLTIVLMPFTGGIANGISAGIVSYVILAVFSNLVTERKVKVHWLMWVLAIIVICRYVLIGGE, from the coding sequence ATGGATCGTTTCTTTAAACTCAAAGAAAACGGAACAAACGTTAGAACGGAGATTGTTGCGGGTCTGACCACCTTTATGACAATGGCTTACATTCTTTTTGTAAACACATTGTTCCTGGGTTCAGCTGGGGCAGGTATGTCTGATAATGCAGTATTTTTTGCGACAGCCGTCGGCGCTGGATTAATGACAATTATTATGGGATTGTTCGTGAACGTTCCGATCGCACTCGCTCCGGGTATGGGATTAAATGCATACTTTATGACCGTCGTCCTGAGTTCGAACGGCGCGATCAGCTGGCAGGCAGCACTCGGTGCTGTATTCCTTTCAGGTATCGTGTTCATTATTTTGACCGTGACTCGGGTTCGGCAGATGCTGCTCGTTGCGGTTCCACAGTCCATTAAAATGGCAATTACCGTAGGGATTGGTCTTTTTATTACGATTATTGGTTTTAAACTCGCCAACCTTGTGGCGGTAACGGTGAATGTTGCGCCGGATGCAGATTTGAGCAAGCCGATTCCGGGAAGCAGCTTTAACCTGTCTTTAGGAAACTTTGTTACACATCATGACGCACTCTTGGCTCTGATTGGGCTGCTGCTGATTGCTGTTCTCATGGTGATGCGTGTGAAAGGTGCACTGCTGATCGGTATCGTAGCTACAACGCTGATCGGTATTCCAATGGGAGTGACCAATCTGAGCGGCCTGTCCAGTGCCAGCTGGCTGCCTAACTTCAGTGATCTGGCTGTTGGACAGCTTGATCTGAAAGGCGCTATCAGCCTTGGCTTGTTCGAAATCATCTTCATTTTCACATTCGTTGAGTTGTTTGATACGTTCGGTACGATGGTTGGTACGGCGACACGTATGGGCATCATGAAGGATAAAGCAAAAGGTGAGAAAACGATTGGTAAAGCTATGCTCGTCGATGCAGTCGGCGTCAGCGCGGGTGCGGCACTGGGTACAAGTACGATTACAGCTTATGTTGAAAGTGCTTCTGGTGTAGAAGCTGGCGGACGTACAGGCTTAACCTCGGTAACAACAGGTCTGCTGTTCATTCTCGCTTTGTTTATTGCACCGCTCGCATTGGTTGTTCCATCCGCTGCAACAGCACCGGCATTGATCATTGTGGGTGTGCTTATGATGAGTCAGGTTCGCAGCATTGAGTGGGATGATTTTCTTCAAGCTTTCCCTGCATTTCTTACGATTGTACTCATGCCATTTACAGGCGGGATTGCAAACGGGATTTCCGCAGGTATCGTATCCTACGTCATTCTGGCTGTGTTCAGCAATCTCGTTACAGAGCGCAAAGTGAAAGTGCACTGGCTGATGTGGGTACTGGCCATTATCGTCATTTGCCGTTACGTATTGATTGGTGGGGAGTAA
- the guaA gene encoding glutamine-hydrolyzing GMP synthase, whose product MNKQNEIVVVLDFGGQYNQLIARRIRDLGVYSELLPYNTPAEKIAELAPKGIVFSGGPSSVYAENAPHVDPGVYDLGLPIFGICYGMQLMAQQLEGKVERSEKREYGKADLAFAAGAALAKGIEGEHTVWMSHGDHVVTLPPGFKLDAGTESAPIAAMSNDERKLYAVQFHPEVRHSVRGNDMIRNFLFEICGCEGNWTMETFIDDTIKDIRAKVGDGKVLCALSGGVDSSVVAALLHKAIGDQLTCMFIDHGLLRKGEAESVMETFVGKFDMKVVKIDAQERFMSKLAGVDDPEQKRKIIGNEFIYVFDEESKQFDDFEFLAQGTLYTDIVESGTATAQTIKSHHNVGGLPEDMNFKLIEPLNTLFKDEVRKVGTECGLPDEIVHRQPFPGPGLAIRVLGEVTEEKLKIVRDSDYILREEIIKAGLDREIWQYFTALPNMKSVGVMGDARTYSYTVGIRAVTSIDGMTADWARIPWDVLEKISVRIVNEVDNVNRIVYDVTSKPPATIEWE is encoded by the coding sequence ATGAATAAGCAGAATGAAATTGTGGTTGTCCTTGACTTCGGGGGCCAATACAACCAGTTAATCGCCAGAAGAATCCGGGATCTTGGCGTATACAGCGAGCTTTTGCCGTATAACACACCAGCGGAGAAAATTGCAGAACTTGCACCAAAAGGGATCGTGTTCTCTGGAGGTCCATCCAGCGTATACGCCGAGAATGCACCGCACGTTGATCCGGGCGTTTATGACCTGGGCTTGCCAATCTTCGGTATTTGTTACGGAATGCAATTGATGGCACAGCAGCTTGAAGGTAAAGTCGAGCGCTCCGAGAAGCGTGAGTACGGCAAAGCTGACCTGGCGTTTGCCGCAGGTGCCGCACTTGCAAAAGGCATCGAAGGCGAGCATACCGTATGGATGAGTCACGGTGACCATGTTGTCACATTGCCTCCGGGCTTCAAACTGGATGCAGGTACGGAAAGTGCGCCAATCGCTGCAATGAGTAACGACGAGCGCAAATTGTATGCAGTTCAGTTCCACCCGGAAGTACGTCACTCCGTTCGCGGTAACGACATGATTCGCAATTTCCTGTTCGAAATCTGCGGTTGCGAAGGCAATTGGACGATGGAAACCTTTATTGATGACACCATCAAAGATATTCGTGCAAAAGTAGGCGACGGCAAAGTGCTGTGTGCGCTCAGCGGCGGCGTGGATTCTTCCGTTGTGGCAGCCCTGCTGCACAAAGCGATTGGCGATCAGCTGACATGTATGTTTATCGACCACGGCCTGCTGCGTAAAGGTGAAGCAGAGAGCGTAATGGAGACGTTTGTTGGCAAGTTTGATATGAAGGTTGTCAAAATCGATGCGCAGGAACGTTTCATGTCCAAGCTGGCTGGCGTGGATGATCCGGAGCAAAAACGTAAAATTATCGGTAACGAGTTTATTTATGTGTTTGATGAAGAGTCCAAACAGTTCGACGATTTCGAATTCCTGGCTCAAGGTACACTGTACACGGACATCGTAGAGAGCGGTACAGCTACGGCACAGACGATCAAATCCCACCACAACGTGGGCGGTCTGCCGGAAGACATGAATTTCAAACTGATCGAACCTTTGAACACACTGTTCAAGGATGAAGTACGTAAAGTAGGTACAGAATGCGGCCTGCCGGACGAAATCGTACACCGTCAACCTTTCCCTGGTCCGGGTCTTGCGATCCGTGTGCTTGGTGAAGTGACGGAAGAAAAACTGAAAATCGTTCGTGATTCCGACTATATCCTGCGTGAAGAAATCATTAAGGCCGGTCTGGACCGCGAAATCTGGCAGTATTTCACCGCCCTGCCTAACATGAAGAGTGTTGGCGTTATGGGTGACGCACGTACGTATTCCTACACGGTAGGTATTCGTGCGGTGACTTCGATCGACGGTATGACAGCAGACTGGGCACGTATCCCTTGGGACGTACTCGAGAAAATCTCCGTGCGGATCGTTAACGAGGTGGATAACGTAAACCGGATCGTCTATGACGTAACTTCCAAACCACCTGCAACGATTGAGTGGGAATAG
- a CDS encoding GNAT family N-acetyltransferase, whose protein sequence is MKATIQQITDTNKEQFENLFNYYLYELSAYSREDIGTEGTFEMEDISPYYRDERLYPYFIMFNEKIAGFILVTSPPYAADGVDYSVQELFVLPKYRGTSIAKDAVMQIFKLHSGRYEVGMFKLNLKAVKFWTKLISTLEISAIVEDGFTEIAGNVVQTTGMKFTVSCESICS, encoded by the coding sequence ATGAAGGCGACAATTCAACAAATAACGGATACAAACAAAGAACAGTTTGAAAACTTATTTAATTATTATCTCTATGAGCTTTCTGCATACTCACGGGAGGATATTGGAACAGAAGGAACATTCGAAATGGAAGATATCTCGCCATATTATAGGGATGAACGCTTATATCCTTACTTCATCATGTTTAATGAAAAGATTGCAGGGTTTATTCTGGTTACTTCCCCTCCTTATGCAGCAGACGGAGTGGACTATTCGGTACAGGAGCTATTCGTATTGCCCAAATATAGAGGCACGAGCATAGCCAAAGATGCAGTCATGCAGATCTTCAAACTTCATTCGGGTCGATACGAGGTGGGGATGTTCAAATTGAATTTAAAAGCCGTTAAGTTCTGGACAAAATTGATATCAACACTAGAAATTTCGGCCATAGTAGAAGATGGCTTCACTGAAATTGCAGGAAATGTAGTGCAGACGACGGGTATGAAATTTACGGTATCCTGCGAGTCTATTTGCAGCTGA